The sequence GTTGCCGGAGAAATCGAGATCCTGGCCCGGCTGAAGCGCGATATACGCCTTCTTCCAGTCGTTACGCTTGCCCAGACCGCGAGCAGTACGCTTGGTCTTGCCCTGAACGTTCAGGGTGCTGACCTTGGCGACTTTCACGTTGAACAGGCTTTCGACGGCCTTCTTGATTTCCAGCTTGGTTGCATCAGTAGCAACCTTGAAAACGAACTGGCTCTTGCTGTCAGCCAGCATGGTTGCCTTCTCGGAGACGTGCGGACCAAGCAGGACTTTGAATACGCGTTCCTGGTTCATCCCAGCAGCTCCTCGAATTTCTTCACAGCCGACACGGTGATCAACACCTTGTCATAGGCGATCAGGCTGACTGGATCGGAACCCTGGACGTCACGAACATCGACGTGCGGCAGGTTGCGAGCCGCCAGATACAGGTTCTGATCGACAGCATCGGAAACGATCAGTACGTCATTCAGACCCATGCCGGTCAGCTTGCTGGCAAGCAGTTTGGTCTTGGGGCTGTCGACGGCGAAATCCTCAACGACGACCAGGCGCTCGGAGCGAACCAGCTCGGAAAGAATGGAACGCAGCGCTGCGCGATACATCTTCTTGTTGAGCTTCTGCTCGTGGTTCTGCGGACGGGCAGCGAAGGTAACACCACCGCCACGCCAGATCGGACCACGCGAGGTACCCGCACGAGCACGGCCAGTACCTTTCTGACGCCAGGGACGCTTACCGCCACCCGAGACATCGGAGCGAGTCTTCTGCTGCTTGCTGCCCTGACGACCGCCAGCCATATAG is a genomic window of Stutzerimonas stutzeri containing:
- the rplW gene encoding 50S ribosomal protein L23, whose amino-acid sequence is MNQERVFKVLLGPHVSEKATMLADSKSQFVFKVATDATKLEIKKAVESLFNVKVAKVSTLNVQGKTKRTARGLGKRNDWKKAYIALQPGQDLDFSGNAE
- the rplD gene encoding 50S ribosomal protein L4 yields the protein MQLNVNGAQAIEVSEQTFGGEFNETLVHQAVVAYMAGGRQGSKQQKTRSDVSGGGKRPWRQKGTGRARAGTSRGPIWRGGGVTFAARPQNHEQKLNKKMYRAALRSILSELVRSERLVVVEDFAVDSPKTKLLASKLTGMGLNDVLIVSDAVDQNLYLAARNLPHVDVRDVQGSDPVSLIAYDKVLITVSAVKKFEELLG